The Raphanus sativus cultivar WK10039 chromosome 2, ASM80110v3, whole genome shotgun sequence genome includes a region encoding these proteins:
- the LOC130498491 gene encoding uncharacterized protein LOC130498491 isoform X2, with protein MMKMPWENFGKVLSEVVGLMYYDTDYESESELDSPKLKRQKRALYTPEEETEVIRDQVLKSEGFDIDFSNIRCEFNFSPVDLLHGNKLTKPPQIDGYLINMFCNMAVDEFNKFYVALSPNSSASEALTQNLKSENQNLKENTERWRKEIAETRYTRDEECLESQKCLVEEERKNNFLRHKKRANKIYKMVEDRKSTSGRNKVALWLLN; from the exons AAGATGCCATGGGAAAATTTTGGGAAGGTTCTGTCCGAAGTGGTGGGACTGATGTATTATGATACCGATTATGAATCAGAATCTGAGTTAGATTCTCCAAAATTGAAACGTCAGAAGAGGGCCCTCTATACACCTGAAGAGGAGACTGAGGTAATCCGGGACCAAGTGTTGAAGAGCGAG GGGTTCGACATTGATTTCTCGAATATCCGCTGCGAGTTCAACTTTTCACCCGTGGATCTTCTTCACGGTAACAAGCTCACTAAACCACCACAAATAGATGGTTACCTCATCAACATGTTCTGCAACATGGCTGTCGATGAGTTTAACAAATTTTAT GTGGCTCTATCTCCAAATTCTTCAG CCTCAGAGGCGTTGACACAGAATTTAAAAAGTGAAAACCAGAATTTGAAGGAGAATACGGAGAGATGGAGGAAAGAGATAGCTGAAACCAG ATATACCAGGGACGAGGAGTGTCTGGAGTCTCAAAAGTGTCTTGTGGAAGAAGAACGAAAGA ATAACTTCTTACGGCATAAGAAACGAGCCAATAAGATATACAAAATGGTAGAGGATCGGAAGTCAACCAGTGGAAGAAACAAGGTTGCTCTTTGGCTGCTTAATTAA
- the LOC130498491 gene encoding uncharacterized protein LOC130498491 isoform X1 gives MMKMPWENFGKVLSEVVGLMYYDTDYESESELDSPKLKRQKRALYTPEEETEVIRDQVLKSEGFDIDFSNIRCEFNFSPVDLLHGNKLTKPPQIDGYLINMFCNMAVDEFNKFYVALSPNSSASEALTQNLKSENQNLKENTERWRKEIAETRHVVPYITVLITVLIFLPLNYFWILVKCKAMAVLVHRYTRDEECLESQKCLVEEERKNNFLRHKKRANKIYKMVEDRKSTSGRNKVALWLLN, from the exons AAGATGCCATGGGAAAATTTTGGGAAGGTTCTGTCCGAAGTGGTGGGACTGATGTATTATGATACCGATTATGAATCAGAATCTGAGTTAGATTCTCCAAAATTGAAACGTCAGAAGAGGGCCCTCTATACACCTGAAGAGGAGACTGAGGTAATCCGGGACCAAGTGTTGAAGAGCGAG GGGTTCGACATTGATTTCTCGAATATCCGCTGCGAGTTCAACTTTTCACCCGTGGATCTTCTTCACGGTAACAAGCTCACTAAACCACCACAAATAGATGGTTACCTCATCAACATGTTCTGCAACATGGCTGTCGATGAGTTTAACAAATTTTAT GTGGCTCTATCTCCAAATTCTTCAG CCTCAGAGGCGTTGACACAGAATTTAAAAAGTGAAAACCAGAATTTGAAGGAGAATACGGAGAGATGGAGGAAAGAGATAGCTGAAACCAGGCATGTCGTTCCCTATATTACTGTGTTAATTACTGTTTTAATCTTCTTGCCCTTGAATTACTTCTGGATTCTTGTGAAGTGTAAAGCCATGGCTGTCTTGGTCCACAGATATACCAGGGACGAGGAGTGTCTGGAGTCTCAAAAGTGTCTTGTGGAAGAAGAACGAAAGA ATAACTTCTTACGGCATAAGAAACGAGCCAATAAGATATACAAAATGGTAGAGGATCGGAAGTCAACCAGTGGAAGAAACAAGGTTGCTCTTTGGCTGCTTAATTAA
- the LOC108819842 gene encoding uncharacterized protein LOC108819842, translating into MASKLLQLKSKACEASKFVSKHGTTYYKQLLEKNKQYIQEPATVEKCNELSKQLLYTRLASIPGRTELFRKEVDHVKGLWKNRADLKVEDAGIAALFGLECFAWYCAGEIVGRGFTFTGYYP; encoded by the exons ATGGCGTCAAAGTTACTACAACTGAAATCGAAGGCCTGTGAAGCATCCAAGTTTGTGTCGAAGCACGGCACGACTTACTACAAACAGTTACTGGAGAAGAACAAGCAGTATATCCAGGAGCCAGCCACTGTCGAGAAATGCAATGAGTTGTCTAAGCAGCTTCTCTACACTCGTCTTGCTAG CATTCCTGGACGTACTGAGTTGTTCCGGAAGGAAGTGGATCACgtgaaaggcttgtggaagaATAGGGCGGATTTGAAGGTTGAAGATGCTGGAATCGCAGCACTTTTCGGTCTGGAATGCTTCGCTTGGTACTGTGCAGGTGAGATCGTTGGAAGAGGCTTCACTTTCACCGGCTACTACCcttga
- the LOC108819811 gene encoding probable caffeoyl-CoA O-methyltransferase At4g26220, which translates to MAKASDFSKGLLQSEELYKYILETSVYPREPEALKELRRVTHNHPMATMATAPDAGQLMEMLLNLVNARKTIEVGVFTGYSLLLTALALPEDGKVIAIDVNRSTYELGLPVIKKAGVEHKIDFRESEALPVLDELLNHKENEGGFDFAFVDADKVSYLKYHERLVRLIKVGGIIVYDNTLWGGSVAEPYDSSMPEGKREAKKTILELNKKLSADQRVQISQAALGDGITICRRLY; encoded by the exons ATGGCTAAGGCATCAGATTTTTCCAAGGGATTGCTCCAAAGTGAAGAGCTCTACAAA tatATACTGGAGACGAGTGTGTACCCACGCGAGCCAGAGGCTCTCAAGGAGCTTAGGAGAGTTACTCATAACCACCCTATGGCTACGATGGCTACTGCACCGGACGCTGGCCAGTTAATGGAGATGCTGCTGAATCTCGTGAATGCAAGGAAGACTATCGAAGTTGGGGTTTTCACTGGATACTCTCTTCTCCTCACTGCTCTTGCATTACCAGAAGATGGCAAG GTTATAGCCATTGATGTGAACAGAAGCACATATGAACTAGGGTTGCCTGTGATCAAGAAGGCTGGTGTCGAACACAAGATTGATTTCAGAGAGTCTGAAGCTCTTCCTGTCCTCGACGAGCTTTTAAACCAT AAAGAGAACGAGGGTGGATTTGATTTCGCATTTGTGGATGCGGACAAGGTGAGTTACTTGAAGTACCATGAGAGGCTTGTGAGACTGATCAAGGTAGGTGGGATCATAGTGTATGACAACACCCTGTGGGGAGGATCAGTTGCTGAACCTTACGACTCGTCCATGCCCGAGGGGAAGAGAGAAGCAAAGAAAACAATCCTCGAGCTGAACAAGAAACTCTCGGCTGATCAGCGTGTGCAGATCTCGCAAGCTGCTCTTGGTGATGGTATCACTATTTGCAGGAGACTATATTAG
- the LOC108839795 gene encoding 60S ribosomal protein L31-3: protein MSEKKGRKEEVVTREYTINLHRRLHSCTFKKKAPKAIKEIRKFAEKAMGTKDVRVDVKLNKQIWSKGIRGPPRRIRVRVARKRNDDEDAKEEFFSLVTVAEIPAEGLSGLGTKVIDEED from the exons ATGTCGGAGAAGAAGGGAAGGAAAGAGGAGGTGGTGACCAGAGAGTACACCATTAACCTTCACAGACGCCTTCATAGCTG TACCTTTAAGAAGAAGGCTCCGAAGGCAATCAAGGAGATAAGGAAGTTTGCAGAGAAGGCAATGGGGACAAAGGACGTGAGAGTTGATGTGAAGCTGAACAAGCAGATTTGGAGCAAAGGTATCAGAGGTCCTCCTAGAAGAATCAGAGTCCGAGTTGCTCGTAAGAGAAACGATGACGAAGATGCCAAGGAAGAGTTCTTCTCCCTTGTCACTGTCGCTGAAATCCCTGCAGAAGGTCTCTCCGGTCTTGGCACTAAAGTCATCGATGAAGAGGATTGA
- the LOC108841611 gene encoding inositol oxygenase 2-like: MSISRETKILDAIIDEKKMGEANDELDAVEINCLGYGFRDYENAESGGQQGVEDFYKMQHINQTFGFVRKSYLLCFVVSEFNFYS; encoded by the exons atgtcaATCTCAAGGGAGACGAAGATTCTTG ATGCAATAATCGATGAAAAGAAAATGGGAGAGGCAAATGATGAACTTGATGCCGTTGAAATCAACTGCTTGGGATATGGTTTCAG GGATTATGAAAATGCTGAAAGTGGAGGACAGCAGGGTGTTGAAGACTTTTACAAGATGCAACACATTAACCAAACATTTGGTTTTGTAAGAAAAAGTTATCTATTATGTTTTGTAGTAAGTGAATTTAACTTTtactcataa
- the LOC130504683 gene encoding ATP-dependent 6-phosphofructokinase 3-like encodes MAMNLNYIDPAYMIRAVPSNASDNVYCTLLTQSAVHGAMAGYTGYVSGLANERQTYIPFYRITEKQNHVVITDMMWARMLSSTNQPSFFSPKDVSDDKENPMSALLNDGNCNGPVDVPPVTKEITK; translated from the exons ATGGCGATGAACCTCAATTACATTG ATCCAGCATACATGATCCGTGCTGTTCCTAGCAATGCTTCAGACAATGTTTATTGTACGCTTCTTACTCAGAGCGCAGTGCACGGTGCAATGGCTGGATACACTGGCTACGTCAGTGGTCTAGCGAACGAAAGACAAACCTATATTCCCTTCTAC AGAATAACGGAGAAACAGAACCATGTAGTGATCACAGACATGATGTGGGCGAGGATGCTGTCTTCAACGAACCAGCCGAGTTTCTTTAGCCCCAAAGATGTGTCTGATGATAAAGAGAACCCCATGTCGGCCCTTCTGAACGATGGCAACTGCAACGGCCCAGTCGATGTGCCTCCAGTGACCAAAGAGATCACCAAGTGA
- the LOC108843474 gene encoding ATP-dependent 6-phosphofructokinase 3 yields MSTLENSKPKIITGSGGYVLEDVPHLSDYLPGLPTYHNPLQDNPAYSVVKQYFVHADDTVPQKIVVHKDGPRGIHFRRAGPRQKVYFESDEVHACIVTCGGLCPGLNTVIREIVSSLSYMYGVKRILGIDGGYRGFYAKNTVPLDSKVVNDIHKRGGTILGTSRGGHDTTKIVDSIQDRGINQVYIIGGDGTQRGASAIFEEVRRRGLKVAVVGIPKTIDNDIPVIDKSFGFDTAVEEAQRAINAAHVEAESIENGIGVVKLMGRYSGFIAMYATLASRDVDCCLIPESPFYLEGEGGLFEYIEKRLKESGHMVLVIAEGAGQDLMSKSMESMTLKDASGNKLLNDVGLWLSQSIKDHFNQKKMVMNLKYIDPTYMIRAVPSNASDNVYCTLLAQSAVHGAMAGYTGYVSGLVNGRQTYIPFYRITEKQNNVVITDRMWARLLSSTNQPSFLSPKDVSDDKEKPMSALLDDGNCNGPVEVPPVTKEVTK; encoded by the exons ATGAGTACTCTGGAAAACAGCAAGCCGAagatcatcactggttctggtGGTTATGTTCTTGAAGACGTTCCCCATCTCTCAGATTACCTTCCTGGTCTCCCT ACTTATCATAATCCATTACAAGACAATCCAGCTTATTCAGTGGTTAA GCAATACTTTGTTCATGCTGATGACACTGTCCCTCAGAAg ATCGTTGTTCACAAGGATGGTCCAAGAGGAATTCACTTTAGACGAGCCGGGCCACGtcaaaag GTCTACTTCGAATCTGATGAAGTCCATGCTTGCATTGTTACCTGTGGGGGTCTTTGTCCTGGTCTCAATACCGTGATTAGGGAAATTGTGAGCAGTCTATCTTACATGTATGGCGTTAAGAGAATACTGGGAATAGAT GGTGGATATAGAGGCTTTTATGCTAAGAACACTGTCCCCTTGGACTCTAAAGTCGTAAATGATATCCATAAGCGAGGAGGGACCATCCTTGGGACCTCACGAGGTGGCCATGACACCACAAAGATAGTTGACAGCATCCAAGACCGAGGAATCAATCAG GTTTACATTATAGGTGGAGATGGAACACAGCGAGGCGCGTCCGCTATATTTGAG GAAGTTAGAAGACGTGGCTTGAAAGTTGCAGTTGTTGGAATCCCAAAAACAATCGATAATGACATACCT GTGATAGACaaatcttttgggtttgacaCAGCTGTAGAAGAGGCTCAACGAGCTATCAATGCAGCACATGTGGAAGCTGAGAGTATAGAGAATGGTATCGGTGTTGTCAAGCTTATGGGTCGCTACAGCG gGTTCATAGCGATGTACGCTACTCTAGCAAGCAGAGATGTGGACTGCTGTTTGATTCCGGAGTCACCATTTTACCTGGAAGGAGAAGGTGGACTGTTTGAGTACATAGAGAAACGTCTCAAGGAGAGCGGTCACATGGTGCTTGTGATTGCAGAAGGTGCTGGACAAGATCTCATGTCCAAGAGCATGGAGTCTATGACTCTCAAAGATGCTTCTGGTAACAAACTTCTTAACGATGTTGGTCTTTGGCTGTCTCAAAGCATCAAG GATCATTTTAAtcagaagaagatggtgatgaaCCTCAAGTACATTG ATCCAACATACATGATCCGTGCTGTTCCTAGCAATGCTTCAGACAATGTTTATTGTACACTTCTTGCTCAGAGCGCAGTGCACGGTGCAATGGCTGGATACACTGGCTACGTCAGTGGTCTAGTGAACGGAAGACAAACCTATATTCCCTTCTAC AGAATAACGGAGAAACAGAACAATGTAGTGATCACAGACAGGATGTGGGCGAGGCTGCTGTCTTCAACGAACCAGCCGAGTTTCTTGAGCCCCAAAGATGTGTCTGATGATAAAGAGAAGCCCATGTCGGCCCTTCTGGACGATGGCAACTGCAACGGCCCAGTCGAGGTGCCTCCAGTGACCAAAGAGGTCACCAAGTGA
- the LOC108837286 gene encoding cytosolic sulfotransferase 3 — translation MEKKQFWMNLREEDLTEETKTLISSLPSEKEYLGGNLCKYQGSWYYYNFLQGVLNVQRGFQPQDTVVIVASFPKCGTLWLKALTVALFERSKNRSSEDQHPLFSNNPHNLVPVLEMNLYRDTPEPDLTKLLSSSPRLFSTHMPFLTLKEALKDSPCKVVYICRDAKDSLVSRWHIICRCLNKEEDRSILESMFESFCSGVCLFGPFWDQILSYWKASLENPKRVLFMKYDEVKADTRGQLKRLAEFLGCPFSEEEESNGSVDEILEMCSLTSLSSLEVNKTGKSINGIEYKNHFRKGIVGDWKNYLTPEMGKKIDMIMEEKLKDSGLKF, via the coding sequence atggagaagaAACAGTTTTGGATGAACTTGAGAGAAGAAGATTTAACCGAAGAGACCAAGACTCTAATCTCTTCACTTCCTTCGGAGAAAGAGTACCTTGGTGGAAACCTCTGCAAGTACCAAGGTTCTTGGTATTACTACAACTTTCTCCAAGGTGTCCTCAATGTCCAGAGAGGTTTTCAGCCTCAAGACACCGTTGTCATCGTCGCATCATTCCCCAAATGCGGCACCTTATGGCTCAAGGCACTCACCGTGGCGCTCTTCGAGAGATCCAAGAACCGTTCTTCCGAGGATCAACATCCACTTTTCTCCAACAACCCTCATAACCTCGTACCGGTTCTTGAGATGAATCTGTACCGCGACACCCCAGAACCGGACTTGACCAAGCTCTTATCGTCATCTCCAAGGCTCTTCTCGACTCACATGCCGTTCCTTACGCTGAAAGAAGCTCTCAAAGACTCTCCTTGCAAGGTAGTGTACATTTGCAGGGATGCTAAGGATTCTCTGGTGTCACGTTGGCATATCATTTGCAGGTGTCTCAATAAAGAAGAGGACAGAAGCATTCTCGAGTCTATGTTCGAGTCTTTCTGCAGTGGGGTTTGCTTGTTTGGTCCGTTTTGGGATCAGATCTTGAGTTACTGGAAAGCTAGCTTGGAAAACCCTAAGCGTGTTCTGTTTATGAAGTACGATGAAGTGAAGGCAGATACTCGTGGTCAGCTCAAGAGACTTGCAGAGTTCTTGGGCTGTCCCTTttctgaggaagaagagagtAATGGATCCGTGGATGAGATCTTGGAGATGTGCTCTCTGACTAGCCTCAGCAGCTTGGAGGTTAACAAGACAGGAAAATCGATCAATGGCATTGAATACAAGAACCATTTCCGCAAAGGGATAGTTGGTGACTGGAAGAATTATCTAACTCCGGAGATGGGGAAGAAAATCGACATGATCATGGAGGAGAAGCTGAAAGATTCCGGTTTGAAGTTCTGA
- the LOC108843271 gene encoding protein OXIDATIVE STRESS 3 — translation MSVHAGSLIWTTNEEDVERVSRSSAKDSSDSTEEEASSSFSSNGAFDDLSDLISQLPTINEKKGLSKHYKGKSQSFTSLANVTCLADLVKRRPRMKTCRSSGSKELYRPNATISMKATRTSSSSTHSNSRLINLKTFL, via the exons ATGAGCGTTCACGCTGGTAGTCTCATCTGGACAACGAATGAGGAAGATGTTGAAAGAGTTTCAAGATCCTCAGCAAAAGATTCATCTGATTCAACAGAGGAAGAAGCctcctcttctttttcttctaatGGGGCTTTTGACGATTTATCAGACCTCATCTCTCAGCTACCGACCAT CAACGAGAAGAAAGGTCTTTCAAAGCATTACAAAGGCAAATCCCAGTCATTCACATCTCTAGCAAATGTCACATGCCTTGCGGATCTTGTGAAGAGAAGACCAAGAATGAAGACATGCAGGAGCTCTGGAAGCAAAGAGCTATATCGACCCAATGCTACAATCTCCATGAAAGCCACAagaacatcatcatcttcaactCATTCCAATTCAAGACTAATTAACCTTAAAACCTTTTTATGA
- the LOC108843318 gene encoding arginine--tRNA ligase, chloroplastic/mitochondrial isoform X2, whose translation MAANQEFTGNLKREVEKLFDASLRLTVPDGTSVETEVAASLPGKPGDYQCNNAMGLWSVIKGKGTQFRGPPAVGQAISKNLPVSEMVETCSVAGPGFVNLVLSSKWMAKSIEKMLIDGIDTWAPTLPVKRAVVDFSSPNIAKEMHVGHLRSTIIGDTLARMLEYSKVEVLRRNHVGDWGTQFGMLIEYLFEKFPDTESVTETAIGDLQTFYKASKSKFDSDSDFKEKAQKAVVRLQGGDPIYRNAWAKICEISRTEFAKVYQRLKVELEEKGESFYNPYIADVIGKLDSKGLIEESEGARVIFLEGFNIPLMVVKSDGGFNYASTDLTALWYRLNEEKAEWIVYVTDVGQQQHFNMFFKAARKAGWLPDSDKTYPRVDHVGFGLVLGVDGKRFRTRSSDVVRLVDLLDEAKTRSKTALIERGKDKEWTPEELDQTAEAVGYGAVKYADLKNNRLTNYTFNFDQMLSDKGNTAVYLLYAHARICSIIRKSGKDIDELKKTEKLALDHPEERALGLHLLRFAETVEEACSNLLPNVLCHYLYDLSERYTSFYSIHQVIGSPEEASRLLLCEATAVVMRKCFHLLGITPVYKI comes from the exons ATGGCAGCT AATCAAGAGTTCACGGGGAATCTAAAACGCGAGGTCGAGAAGCTCTTTGATGCTTCTCTGAGATTAACTGTTCCTGATGGAACTAGTGTTGAGACCGAGGTTGCTGCCTCTCTTCCTGGAAAACCTGGAGATTACCAATG TAACAATGCAATGGGTCTATGGTCCGTTATTAAAGGAAAGGGCACTCAGTTCAGGGGTCCTCCAGCTGTTGGACAG GCCATTTCGAAGAATCTACCTGTTTCAGAGATGGTTGAAACTTGCTCTGTAGCTGGCCCTGGTTTTGTTAATCTTGTACTATCAAGCAAGTGGATGGCTAAG AGTATTGAAAAAATGCTCATCGACGGGATTGACACATGGGCGCCTACCCTTCCAGTTAAGAGAGCCGTGGTTGATTTTTCCTCTCCCAACATTGCTAAAGAAATGCATGTTGGTCACCTGAGATCAACCATCATCGGTGACACGCTAGCTCGCATGCTCGAGTACTCAAAGGTTGAAGTTCTACGCAGAAACCATGTTGGTGACTGGGGAACACAG TTTGGCATGCTCATTGAGTATCTCTTTGAGAAATTTCCTGATACTGAGAGTGTGACTGAGACAGCCATTGGAGATCTTCAG ACGTTTTACAAAGCATCAAAGAGTAAATTTGATAGTGATTCGGACTTCAAGGAAAAAGCACAAAAGGCTGTGGTCCGTCTACAG GGTGGAGATCCTATTTACCGCAACGCTTGGGCTAAGATTTGTGAAATCAGCCGAACCGAATTTGCCAAGGTTTATCAGCGCCTTAAAGTTGAGCTTGAAGAGAAG GGTGAAAGCTTTTACAACCCCTACATCGCTGACGTAATCGGGAAGTTGGATAGCAAGGGGTTGATTGAAGAAAGTGAGGGTGCCCGTGTGATTTTCCTCGAAGGCTTCAACATCCCCCTCATGGTTGTAAAGAGTGACGGTGGTTTTAACTATGCCTCAACTGATCTGACTGCTCTTTG GTATCGGCTTAATGAGGAGAAAGCTGAGTGGATTGTATATGTCACCGATGTTGGCCAGCAGCAACACTTTAATATGTTCTTCAAA GCTGCCAGAAAAGCAGGTTGGCTTCCAGACAGTGATAAAACTTACCCTAGAGTGGACCATGTTGGATTTGGTCTCGTCCTTGGGGTCGATGGCAAGCGATTTAGAACTCGATCTTCAGATGTAGTCCGCCTAGTTGATTTGCTAGATGAGGCCAAGACTCGCAGTAAAACTGCCCTTATTGAGCGTG GTAAGGACAAAGAATGGACTCCCGAGGAGCTTGACCAAACAGCTGAGGCAGTTGGATATGGCGCGGTGAA GTATGCTGATCTGAAGAACAACAGATTGACAAATTATACTTTCAACTTTGATCAAATGCTTAGTGACAAG GGAAATACAGCCGTTTACCTTCTTTACGCTCATGCTCGGATCTGTTCAATCATCAGAAAATCTGGCAAAGACATAGATGAGCTGAAAAAG ACAGAAAAGCTAGCATTGGATCATCCTGAAGAACGAGCACTAGGGCTTCACTTGCTTCGATTTGCTGAG ACGGTTGAGGAAGCTTGCAGCAACTTGTTGCCGAACGTGCTGTGTCACTACCTCTACGATTTATCTGAACGCTACACCTCCTTCTACTCCATTCATCAG GTCATTGGTTCACCAGAAGAGGCAAGCCGTCTCCTACTTTGTGAAGCGACGGCTGTAGTGATGCGGAAATGCTTCCACCTTCTTGGAATCACCCCTGTTTACAAGATTTGA
- the LOC108843318 gene encoding arginine--tRNA ligase, cytoplasmic isoform X1 — protein MAMRLTLFPVTATPPSSLCSFNLLSRSPHLAYLSSSSSLSGVLRATTRRLAFATRSKSVATMAANQEFTGNLKREVEKLFDASLRLTVPDGTSVETEVAASLPGKPGDYQCNNAMGLWSVIKGKGTQFRGPPAVGQAISKNLPVSEMVETCSVAGPGFVNLVLSSKWMAKSIEKMLIDGIDTWAPTLPVKRAVVDFSSPNIAKEMHVGHLRSTIIGDTLARMLEYSKVEVLRRNHVGDWGTQFGMLIEYLFEKFPDTESVTETAIGDLQTFYKASKSKFDSDSDFKEKAQKAVVRLQGGDPIYRNAWAKICEISRTEFAKVYQRLKVELEEKGESFYNPYIADVIGKLDSKGLIEESEGARVIFLEGFNIPLMVVKSDGGFNYASTDLTALWYRLNEEKAEWIVYVTDVGQQQHFNMFFKAARKAGWLPDSDKTYPRVDHVGFGLVLGVDGKRFRTRSSDVVRLVDLLDEAKTRSKTALIERGKDKEWTPEELDQTAEAVGYGAVKYADLKNNRLTNYTFNFDQMLSDKGNTAVYLLYAHARICSIIRKSGKDIDELKKTEKLALDHPEERALGLHLLRFAETVEEACSNLLPNVLCHYLYDLSERYTSFYSIHQVIGSPEEASRLLLCEATAVVMRKCFHLLGITPVYKI, from the exons GTGTACTGAGAGCGACGACTAGGAGACTTGCTTTTGCGACAAGATCAAAGTCAGTGGCAACCATGGCAGCT AATCAAGAGTTCACGGGGAATCTAAAACGCGAGGTCGAGAAGCTCTTTGATGCTTCTCTGAGATTAACTGTTCCTGATGGAACTAGTGTTGAGACCGAGGTTGCTGCCTCTCTTCCTGGAAAACCTGGAGATTACCAATG TAACAATGCAATGGGTCTATGGTCCGTTATTAAAGGAAAGGGCACTCAGTTCAGGGGTCCTCCAGCTGTTGGACAG GCCATTTCGAAGAATCTACCTGTTTCAGAGATGGTTGAAACTTGCTCTGTAGCTGGCCCTGGTTTTGTTAATCTTGTACTATCAAGCAAGTGGATGGCTAAG AGTATTGAAAAAATGCTCATCGACGGGATTGACACATGGGCGCCTACCCTTCCAGTTAAGAGAGCCGTGGTTGATTTTTCCTCTCCCAACATTGCTAAAGAAATGCATGTTGGTCACCTGAGATCAACCATCATCGGTGACACGCTAGCTCGCATGCTCGAGTACTCAAAGGTTGAAGTTCTACGCAGAAACCATGTTGGTGACTGGGGAACACAG TTTGGCATGCTCATTGAGTATCTCTTTGAGAAATTTCCTGATACTGAGAGTGTGACTGAGACAGCCATTGGAGATCTTCAG ACGTTTTACAAAGCATCAAAGAGTAAATTTGATAGTGATTCGGACTTCAAGGAAAAAGCACAAAAGGCTGTGGTCCGTCTACAG GGTGGAGATCCTATTTACCGCAACGCTTGGGCTAAGATTTGTGAAATCAGCCGAACCGAATTTGCCAAGGTTTATCAGCGCCTTAAAGTTGAGCTTGAAGAGAAG GGTGAAAGCTTTTACAACCCCTACATCGCTGACGTAATCGGGAAGTTGGATAGCAAGGGGTTGATTGAAGAAAGTGAGGGTGCCCGTGTGATTTTCCTCGAAGGCTTCAACATCCCCCTCATGGTTGTAAAGAGTGACGGTGGTTTTAACTATGCCTCAACTGATCTGACTGCTCTTTG GTATCGGCTTAATGAGGAGAAAGCTGAGTGGATTGTATATGTCACCGATGTTGGCCAGCAGCAACACTTTAATATGTTCTTCAAA GCTGCCAGAAAAGCAGGTTGGCTTCCAGACAGTGATAAAACTTACCCTAGAGTGGACCATGTTGGATTTGGTCTCGTCCTTGGGGTCGATGGCAAGCGATTTAGAACTCGATCTTCAGATGTAGTCCGCCTAGTTGATTTGCTAGATGAGGCCAAGACTCGCAGTAAAACTGCCCTTATTGAGCGTG GTAAGGACAAAGAATGGACTCCCGAGGAGCTTGACCAAACAGCTGAGGCAGTTGGATATGGCGCGGTGAA GTATGCTGATCTGAAGAACAACAGATTGACAAATTATACTTTCAACTTTGATCAAATGCTTAGTGACAAG GGAAATACAGCCGTTTACCTTCTTTACGCTCATGCTCGGATCTGTTCAATCATCAGAAAATCTGGCAAAGACATAGATGAGCTGAAAAAG ACAGAAAAGCTAGCATTGGATCATCCTGAAGAACGAGCACTAGGGCTTCACTTGCTTCGATTTGCTGAG ACGGTTGAGGAAGCTTGCAGCAACTTGTTGCCGAACGTGCTGTGTCACTACCTCTACGATTTATCTGAACGCTACACCTCCTTCTACTCCATTCATCAG GTCATTGGTTCACCAGAAGAGGCAAGCCGTCTCCTACTTTGTGAAGCGACGGCTGTAGTGATGCGGAAATGCTTCCACCTTCTTGGAATCACCCCTGTTTACAAGATTTGA